Within the Pseudomonas guangdongensis genome, the region CCATCTCGTCGTTGTCGGAGGCGAACAGCGCGCCGTTGACGATCTCGTCCAGCGACTGCTCATAGCCGCGGCACAGGTACTGCATGGCCTTGGCGGCGCGCTTGGGCGTGTCGAGCAGGCCTTCGCGCTCGGGGTTCTCGCCGAGGCCGACCAGGATCTCGCGGTAGTTGTGGGTGATTTGCGACAGTTGATCGCTCATGTTCGATTCCTCAGGGCCGTTCACCGGACGTGACGGCCGCCGTTGACGCACAGGCTGGTGCCGGTGACGTAGGGGTTGTCCAGCAGGTAGCGCAGGCTCTGGTAGACGACGTCCGGGCCCGGCTCGATACCCAGGACCGACTTGGCCAGGGTCTTCTCGCGGTAGGCGACGTCGTCGTGGTCGTGGAACATCACCAGCGCCGGGGCGATGGCGTTGACCTTGATATGCGGCGCGAACTGCGCGGCGAACGACAGGGTCATGTTCTCCAGTCCGGCCTTGCTCGCGCAATAGGCGACGCGGTTGGCGCTGCCGCGGCGCACCACATCGTCGGTGATGTGCACGATGTCGGCCGGCGCCGAGCGCTCCAGCAGTTCGCGGCAGTGCAGGTTGATCAGGTAGGGGGCCAGCATGTGCACGCTGACCATCCGGGTGAAGGCCTCGGCCTCGCGGCCCGGCTCCTCGCGCAGCCAGTCCGAGGCGTTGTGGACGATGGCGCGCAGGCGCTCGGTGTGCTGCTTGAGGCGTCCGACGAAGTCGAGGATGCCCGCCTCGCCGGAGAAGTCGGCGGCCAGGGTCAGCGCGCCGCGCTCGCGCAGCTCGTCGAGCGCCGGGCGCTCGGTGCGGTAGCTGACGATCAGCGGCTGGCCGTCGTCGAGCAAGCGCCGGGCGCAGTGCAACCCGACCCGCTGGCTGGCGCCGGTAATCAGGATGGGGGCGGGGGACTGGCTCATGGGGCGCCTCGCTGGAAAGGGTGGGTTCAGCGGCAGTGCCGCCGGGTACCTGACAAGTGTTTGAACGGCACGCCGACTGAACCGTGGATAAAGTTATACCAGAGATAACTTTTGTACAACCATGCGTGTCGTGTGGTTAAGTGCGCGCCGCCAGTAAAATCGCTGCATGGCCCGCAGGGTAAGGGTTTCAGGCGGCGCGGCAGCGTCGGTCGGCAGGCTTGTGAAGCTGTACGATGCGAATTTTTTTGTACAGGAATGGCGGCAGGGACGCTTCAGGGTTTCTCGTCGCGGCGTGGCGGCAGGGCGCAGCCGTCCTGCCGGCAGCGCGCCGCGCCGTCCGGGTGCGGCAGCCAGTCCAGGTGCGGGCGCAGGCGGCAGAACAGCCGGTAGACCGGCTCCAGCGCGCGGCGCAGCCCGCACCAGCGCAGCAGCAGGGCCAGGCGTTCGAGGCCGGCGGCGCGCCAGCTCCAGTAGGTGGCGTCCAGGCCGCTGACCCAGCGTCCGTCGGCGAAGCGCGCATGCAGGCGCGCCTGCAGCGTGGCCCGGTCCGGCTCGCCGGCGGCGCTGGCGAAGTCGGGGGCGGCGATATCGACCAGCTGCAGACGCTGCGGCGAAGCGCGGCGGCGCAGCGCGACGATCTCGCGGGCGCACAGCGGGCAGTCGCCGTCGTAGTAGAGGGTCAGGGGCCAGGCAGGATGCTCGGACATGGCGGATTTCCTTGTACAGGGTTTGTACGATTTAAGCGCTCCGGGGCCTGGGTTACAATCGGCGCATCGATTTCGCCGCCAATGGCCCACCATGTCCGAATTTCCCCTTGCTGCGCCCGGTGCGCCCCAGCCCTCCCGGCAGGACGAGCTGTATCCGATTCGTGAGGTTTCCCGCCTGACCGGCGTCAATCCGGTCACCCTGCGAGCCTGGGAGCGACGCTACGGGCTGATCCAGCCGACCCGCACCGACAGCGGCCACCGGCTCTACTCGCTGGCCGACATCGAGGCGGTGCGCAGCATCCTGGCCTGGATCGAGCGCGGCGTGGCGGTCAGCAAGGTCGGCAAGATACTCGCGCGCAGCGCCGCCCCGGAGCCGCCCCGCGAGGCGCGCGAGACGCCGGCCTACGCCGATATCGCCGCCGGCGAATGGGGCGAGTGGCAGGCGCGCCTGCGCGCGGCGGTGGCGGCCTTCGACGACGGGCAGCTGGAGCGCCTGTACGGCCAAGTGTTCTCCACCTATCCGCTGGCGGTGGCCTTCCAGGATGTGCTGCTGCCGGTCTGGCAGGCCCTGCTGCTGCGCCAGGACGGTTTCGGCCAGACCAGCGAGTGGCTGTTCCTCGACAGCTTCCTGCGCGCGCGGGTGCTGCAGCGCCTGCTGCTGTGCCGCGGCCAGGGCGAGGCGCGGGTGCTGCTGGCGCCGCTGCCCGGTCACCGCCACGAGTTGGAGCTGCTGGTCTGTGGCCTGTTGCTGGCCGGCAGCGACCTGGCGGTCACCCCGCTGGGCCTCGGGCAGCCGTTCGACGAGCTGCCACTGATCTGCGAGAAGCGCCAGCCGCAGGCGCTGGTGCTGTTCTCCCACTGCCCGCCCGACGCCGAGTTGGGCCGCCAGCTCGGCCGGCTGAGTCTGGCGGTGGACTGCCCGCTGGCGCTGGCCGGCGAAGTCGCCGAGCTGGCCGGCGAAGGG harbors:
- a CDS encoding MerR family transcriptional regulator, which translates into the protein MSEFPLAAPGAPQPSRQDELYPIREVSRLTGVNPVTLRAWERRYGLIQPTRTDSGHRLYSLADIEAVRSILAWIERGVAVSKVGKILARSAAPEPPREARETPAYADIAAGEWGEWQARLRAAVAAFDDGQLERLYGQVFSTYPLAVAFQDVLLPVWQALLLRQDGFGQTSEWLFLDSFLRARVLQRLLLCRGQGEARVLLAPLPGHRHELELLVCGLLLAGSDLAVTPLGLGQPFDELPLICEKRQPQALVLFSHCPPDAELGRQLGRLSLAVDCPLALAGEVAELAGEGLSGTPVASLGSDGQLMPRRLRQLLAGRLDT
- the folM gene encoding dihydromonapterin reductase, with translation MSQSPAPILITGASQRVGLHCARRLLDDGQPLIVSYRTERPALDELRERGALTLAADFSGEAGILDFVGRLKQHTERLRAIVHNASDWLREEPGREAEAFTRMVSVHMLAPYLINLHCRELLERSAPADIVHITDDVVRRGSANRVAYCASKAGLENMTLSFAAQFAPHIKVNAIAPALVMFHDHDDVAYREKTLAKSVLGIEPGPDVVYQSLRYLLDNPYVTGTSLCVNGGRHVR
- a CDS encoding thiol-disulfide oxidoreductase DCC family protein; translation: MSEHPAWPLTLYYDGDCPLCAREIVALRRRASPQRLQLVDIAAPDFASAAGEPDRATLQARLHARFADGRWVSGLDATYWSWRAAGLERLALLLRWCGLRRALEPVYRLFCRLRPHLDWLPHPDGAARCRQDGCALPPRRDEKP